A window from Actinomycetospora corticicola encodes these proteins:
- a CDS encoding TetR family transcriptional regulator encodes MPRITDERREENRRRILGAARRCFARDGFHQTSMPDIAKEAGLSTGAFYRYYPSKDDVVLEVAGQAFSILTGRLDDAVRGTAAPSVADLVTAVVGTFAAETARLPDGSEIDLDELVLCGVQAWGEATRPGVLQDRVRGGFLALRERVATGLRRGQDAGLIPSALPPETGAHVVMAVIPGFVMQRAVFGYRDVDGFVAAVHTLLGADATLRTARMGLSQD; translated from the coding sequence GTGCCCCGCATCACCGACGAACGCCGCGAGGAGAACCGGCGGCGCATCCTGGGCGCCGCGCGCCGGTGCTTCGCCCGCGACGGCTTCCACCAGACGTCGATGCCCGACATCGCGAAGGAGGCCGGGCTGTCGACCGGCGCCTTCTACCGCTACTACCCGAGCAAGGACGACGTCGTGCTCGAGGTGGCCGGGCAGGCGTTCTCGATCCTCACCGGCCGCCTGGACGACGCGGTGCGCGGGACCGCCGCCCCGTCCGTCGCCGACCTGGTGACAGCCGTCGTCGGGACCTTCGCCGCGGAGACGGCACGGCTCCCGGACGGGTCCGAGATCGATCTGGACGAACTCGTGCTCTGCGGGGTGCAGGCGTGGGGCGAGGCGACCCGCCCGGGGGTGCTGCAGGACCGCGTCCGCGGGGGGTTCCTGGCGTTACGCGAGCGGGTCGCGACGGGGCTGCGCCGCGGCCAGGACGCCGGACTGATCCCGTCGGCGCTTCCACCGGAGACCGGGGCCCATGTCGTCATGGCCGTCATCCCGGGCTTCGTCATGCAACGGGCCGTGTTCGGTTACCGCGACGTCGACGGGTTCGTCGCCGCGGTGCACACCCTGCTCGGGGCGGACGCCACCCTCCGAACGGCCAGGATGGGGTTGTCGCAGGACTAG
- a CDS encoding energy-coupling factor ABC transporter permease: protein MTTDVVAMHMSDGIVNAPVSLAFGVVAIVGLAVCVARARRDLDDRTAPLAGLVAAFVFAVQMLNFPVLPGVSGHLLGGALTAILVGPYVGALCVAIVLVLQALLFADGGLSALGTNITNMALIGTFVGFAVAVAMRPLARRSRAGLLLTAFVAAWVNTVVASMGFVLEYALGGQGLALGTVFGLMAGFHALIGIGEGVITALTVGAVAAVRPDLVYLLRGERTTLTIKESAR from the coding sequence ATGACGACCGACGTGGTCGCGATGCACATGAGCGACGGCATCGTGAACGCCCCGGTGTCGCTGGCCTTCGGCGTCGTCGCGATCGTGGGCCTCGCGGTCTGCGTCGCGCGCGCCCGCCGCGACCTGGACGACCGCACCGCCCCCCTCGCCGGGCTGGTCGCCGCGTTCGTGTTCGCGGTGCAGATGCTGAACTTCCCGGTGCTGCCGGGCGTCAGCGGCCACCTCCTGGGCGGGGCTCTCACCGCGATCCTGGTGGGGCCGTACGTCGGCGCGCTGTGCGTCGCGATCGTGCTGGTGCTGCAGGCCCTGCTCTTCGCCGACGGCGGGCTCTCCGCGCTCGGCACGAACATCACCAACATGGCGCTCATCGGCACCTTCGTCGGCTTCGCGGTGGCCGTCGCGATGCGCCCGCTGGCCCGGCGGTCGCGGGCCGGGTTGCTGCTCACGGCGTTCGTCGCGGCGTGGGTGAACACCGTCGTGGCCTCGATGGGCTTCGTCCTCGAGTACGCCCTCGGCGGCCAGGGGCTCGCGCTCGGCACGGTGTTCGGGCTGATGGCCGGCTTCCACGCGCTGATCGGCATCGGCGAGGGCGTCATCACGGCGCTCACCGTGGGCGCGGTGGCGGCCGTCCGGCCCGACCTGGTGTACCTGCTGCGCGGCGAGCGCACCACCCTGACGATCAAGGAGTCGGCGCGATGA